A single genomic interval of Notolabrus celidotus isolate fNotCel1 chromosome 13, fNotCel1.pri, whole genome shotgun sequence harbors:
- the crnkl1 gene encoding crooked neck-like protein 1, translated as MASTAAGKQRIPKVAKVKNKAPAEVQITAEQLLREAKERELELLPPPPKQKITDEEELNDYKLKKRKGFEDNIRKNRTVISNWIKYAQWEESLKEIQRARSIYERALDVDHRNITLWLKYAEMEMKNRQVNHSRNIWDRAITILPRVNQFWYKYTYMEEMLGNVAGCRQVFERWMEWEPEEQAWHSYINFELRYKEVDKGRTIYERFVMVHPEVKNWIKYARFEEKHGYIAHSRKVYERSVEFFGEEHVEENLFVAFAKFEETQKEFERVRVIYKYALDRIPKSQAQELFKYYTMFEKKFGDRRGIEDVIVSKRRFQYEEEVKANPHNYDAWFDYLRLVENDADPDTVREVYERAIANMPPIQEKRHWKRYIYLWINYALYEELEVKEPERTRQVYQACLDLIPHKKFTFAKMWLLYAQFEIRQKNLQGARRVMGTAIGKCPKNKLLKGYIELELQLREFDRCRKLYEKYLEFSPENCTTWIKFSELETILGDTDRARAIFELAIGQPRLDMPEVLWKSYIDFEIEQEEFENTRNLYRRLLQRTQHVKVWISCAKFELSIEGSDRLQKCRQTFEEANKSMRNCEEKEERLMLLESWRDFEKEFGSDNTMERVRKLLPEKVKKRRKLTAEDGSDAGWEEYYDYIFPEDAANQPNLKLLAMAKMWKRQQVVEEDIPEEGEEDEEEEEEAAAEEETSPSSNGPADAPENPPGNDSNRNTEAEENEEEGEKKEEEEKVKKGQEEQEVKKGEEEQEEKKEGEGETHDDRDDDGSSSSSSSSSSSGSSSSESESEEEDGEKEEEKKRESRSGDEEKDKD; from the exons ATGGCGTCCACTGCAGCCGGGAAGCAGAGGATACCGAAGGTGGCGAAG gTGAAGAACAAAGCCCCCGCAGAGGTTCAGATCACCGCCGAGCAGCTGCTGAGAGAAGCCAAAGAGAGGGAGCTCGAACTTCTTCCACCGCCACCGAAACAGAAGATCACTGATGAAGAGGAGCTGAATGATTAcaagctgaagaagaggaag GGGTTTGAGGACAACATCAGGAAGAACCGCACCGTCATCAGTAACTGGATAAAATACGCACAATGGGAGGAAAGCCTGAAGGAGATCCAGAG AGCTCGCTCCATTTACGAGCGAGCGCTGGACGTCGACCATCGAAACATCACCCTGTGGTTGAAGTATGCCGAGATGGAGATGAAGAACCGCCAGGTGAACCACTCCCGCAACATCTGGGACAGAGCCATCACCATCCTCCCGCGTGTCAACCAGTTCTG GTATAAGTACACGTACATGGAGGAGATGCTGGGGAACGTGGCCGGCTGCAGGCAGGTGTTTGAGCGCTGGATGGAGTGGGAGCCCGAAGAGCAGGCCTGGCACTCCTACATCAACTTCGAGCTGCGCTACAAGGAGGTGGACAAAGGCCGCACCATATATGAGCGAT TCGTCATGGTTCACCCCGAGGTGAAGAACTGGATCAAGTACGCTCGCTTCGAAGAGAAGCACGGCTACATCGCTCACAGCAGGAAGGTGTACGAGAGGTCCGTGGAGTTCTTCGGAGAGGAACACGTGGAGGAAAATCTCTTCGTCGCCTTCGCCAAGTTTGAGGAGACGCAGAAAGAG tttgaGCGTGTCCGGGTGATTTATAAATACGCTTTGGACAGAATCCCTAAAAGCCAGGCTCAGGAGCTCTTCAAGTATTACACCATGTTCGAGAAGAAGTTCGGAGACCGGAGGGGAATCGAGGACGTCATCGTCAGTAAGAGGAGGTTCCAGTATGAGGAGGAAGTCAAG GCAAACCCACACAACTACGACGCCTGGTTCGATTACCTCCGCCTGGTGGAGAACGACGCCGACCCGGACACGGTCAGAGAGGTTTATGAGCGAGCCATCGCCAACATGCCGCCCATCCAGGAGAAGAGACACTGGAAGAGATACATCTACCTGTGGATCAACTACGCTCTGTACGAGGAGCTGGAGGTCAAG gaACCCGAGAGAACCCGTCAGGTGTACCAGGCCTGTCTGGACCTCATCCCACACAAAAAG tTCACGTTTGCTAAGATGTGGCTGCTCTACGCTCAGTTTGAGATCCGGCAGAAGAACCTGCAGGGAGCCAGGAGAGTCATG gGCACAGCCATCGGTAAATGCCCGAAGAACAAGCTGCTGAAAGGCTACATCgagctggagctgcagctgcGAGAGTTCGACCGCTGCAGGAAGCTGTACGAGAAATACCTGGAGTTCAGCCCGGAGAACTGCACCACCTGGATCAAGTTCTCTGAGCTGGAGACGATCCTGGGAGACACCGACCGAGCCAGAGCCATCTTTGAGCTCGCCATCGGACAGCCGAGACTCGACATGCCCGAG GTGCTGTGGAAGTCCTACATAGATTTTGAGATCGagcaggaggagtttgaaaACACCAGAAACCTCTACAGGAGGCTGCTGCAGCGCACGCAACATGTCAAG GTTTGGATCAGCTGTGCCAAGTTCGAGCTGTCCATCGAAGGCTCCGACCGGCTGCAGAAGTGCCGGCAGACCTTCGAGGAGGCCAACAAGAGCATGAGGAACTgcgaggagaaggaggagcgCCTGATGCTGCTGGAGTCCTGGAGGGACTTTGAGAAGGAGTTCGGCTCGGACAACACgatggagagagtgaggaagctGCTGCcggagaaggtgaagaagaggaggaagctgaCGGCAGAGGACGGG TCGGACGCCGGCTGGGAGGAGTATTACGACTACATCTTCCCCGAGGACGCCGCCAACCAGCCCAATCTCAAACTGCTGGCCATGGCCAAGATGTGGAAGAGGCAGCAGGTAGTGGAGGAGGACATTCccgaggaaggagaggaggacgaggaggaggaggaggaggcggcggcTGAGGAGGAGACATCACCATCCTCCAACGGGCCCGCAGACGCTCCTGAGAACCCGCCGGGGAACGactcaaacagaaacactgaagccgaggagaatgaggaggagggggagaagaaggaggaggaggagaaggttaAGAAggggcaggaggagcaggaggttaagaagggggaggaggagcaggaggagaaaaaggagggggagggggagacgCACGATGATCGAGACGAtgacggcagcagcagcagcagcagcagtagtagtagcagcggcagcagcagcagcgagagTGAAAGTGAGgaagaagatggagagaaggaggaggagaagaagagagagagcaggagcggagatgaagagaaagataaAGATTAG